From a region of the Candidatus Eisenbacteria bacterium genome:
- a CDS encoding regulatory protein RecX gives MGTNPPRRPRKPEESAGSGSEAMPLRPDRAISEDAAKEAALRILERGPRTEQEVFDRLLARGFVQDAVERAIERLRRVSLLDDRAFMRTFLRTEIPRRPQGRRLLVVKLRRRGIPAALLEELDQLLAEDPDLAERSLDTEEGRARAALAQMERRLARRDAADRARRMQGALVRRGFDWSTVRDLVTYARDEGQEPH, from the coding sequence ATGGGGACCAACCCGCCGCGGCGACCCCGGAAGCCAGAGGAGAGCGCCGGGTCCGGATCTGAGGCGATGCCGCTTCGACCGGATCGGGCAATTTCGGAGGACGCGGCCAAGGAGGCCGCGCTCCGGATCTTGGAGCGCGGACCGAGGACCGAGCAGGAGGTCTTCGACCGGCTCCTGGCACGAGGATTCGTCCAAGACGCGGTGGAGCGCGCCATCGAGCGGCTCCGCCGCGTCTCACTTCTGGACGACCGCGCCTTCATGCGCACCTTTCTCCGGACCGAGATCCCGCGCCGCCCGCAGGGACGCCGGCTCCTCGTCGTGAAGCTCAGGCGAAGAGGAATCCCGGCCGCGCTTCTCGAGGAGCTCGATCAGCTCCTCGCGGAGGACCCCGATCTCGCGGAGCGGTCGCTCGACACCGAGGAGGGAAGGGCGCGGGCCGCGCTCGCGCAGATGGAGCGGCGCCTTGCCCGGCGCGACGCCGCGGATCGCGCCCGCCGCATGCAAGGAGCCTTGGTGCGGCGCGGGTTCGACTGGAGCACCGTGCGCGATCTTGTGACCTACGCGAGAGACGAGGGCCAAGAGCCACACTGA
- the alaS gene encoding alanine--tRNA ligase, which produces MRTTGSNELRQLFIDFFKERGHPHLPQAPLVPLDDPTLLFTSAGMVPFKPYYSSPLPPPTRRAVTVQRCLRLTDIENVGITVRHATFFEMLGNFSFGDYFKREAIEWAWEFATKVLEMPADRLWPSVFREDDEAFDLWAKHIGLGAKRVVRLGEKDNFWGPAGGSGPCGPCSEIYWDQGPGVGCGRAECAPGCDCERFLEFWNLVFPQFDQAPTGERKPLANRGIDTGMGLERLAMILQGVPSVFDNDLLAPIGDAVRRMGSAKEAAGDRGRHASRVITDHMRALVFTFAEGLLPSNEGRGYVVRRLLRRAARLGRYVGIQGTFLSRLVPVVVKQMAAYEEYAFLEREEPAVAAAILEEETRFAETLEQGVARFEETAAALEKRKEKSFPGAVAFQLYDTFGFPIDLTIEMAGERGLTVDMPAYEGAMEEQRDRARKSARFGSRRDEGGAWRSLSEGPHSEFRGYDEWALDGVSIRAMRDLPAGGAGAPREIELTLDRTPFYAEGGGQVGDTGWITSMQGAAKARLRVVDTYREGDSIVHRAEIVEGTPHAGPYRAEVHAEKRAATQRNHTATHLLHAALRGRLGTHLKQAGSLVAPDRLRFDFSHGKALGPEDLHAIEGEVNSKILADLPVRTEITSLKEAQEKGAMALFGEKYGERVRQVIVEDYSRELCGGCHVRRTGEIGYMRIESEAAIAAGTRRVEALTGALAYKRAEEDRALLRELAARLGAPREQLAGRVQALQEEARRLHERQTKQSKEQLTERVLELIRKAKTKGDPPLVSASVEAASVEELRDASDLIRKGLPNGGGLLAAVIDGKLSVAASVGPEAVDRLAADAWVRDAVSIAGGKGGGKKEMAVAGAKDASRLREILERGVAFAEERLKGSKTARSAGA; this is translated from the coding sequence ATGCGAACGACCGGAAGCAACGAGCTCCGCCAGCTCTTCATCGATTTCTTCAAGGAGCGTGGGCATCCGCACCTCCCCCAAGCTCCCCTCGTCCCGCTCGACGATCCGACGCTGCTCTTTACGTCGGCGGGGATGGTTCCGTTCAAGCCGTACTACTCGTCGCCGCTCCCTCCGCCGACGCGCCGCGCGGTCACGGTCCAGCGGTGTCTTCGCCTCACCGACATCGAGAACGTCGGAATCACCGTGCGCCACGCCACCTTCTTCGAGATGCTGGGCAACTTCTCGTTTGGCGACTACTTCAAGCGCGAGGCGATCGAGTGGGCGTGGGAGTTCGCCACGAAGGTTCTGGAGATGCCGGCGGACCGGCTCTGGCCCTCGGTGTTTCGCGAGGACGATGAGGCCTTCGATCTCTGGGCCAAGCACATCGGCCTCGGGGCGAAGCGCGTGGTCCGCCTGGGCGAAAAGGACAATTTCTGGGGCCCGGCGGGCGGCTCCGGCCCGTGCGGCCCCTGCTCGGAGATCTACTGGGATCAGGGCCCCGGGGTCGGCTGCGGCCGCGCCGAATGCGCGCCCGGCTGCGACTGCGAGCGCTTCCTCGAGTTCTGGAATCTCGTGTTTCCCCAATTCGACCAGGCACCCACGGGCGAGCGGAAGCCGCTCGCGAACCGGGGCATCGACACCGGGATGGGCCTCGAGCGGCTCGCCATGATCCTCCAGGGCGTTCCGTCGGTCTTCGACAACGATCTTCTAGCGCCGATCGGCGACGCGGTGCGGCGGATGGGGAGCGCCAAGGAAGCGGCGGGCGACCGCGGCCGCCACGCGTCGCGCGTCATCACCGACCACATGCGCGCGCTCGTCTTCACCTTCGCCGAGGGGTTGCTTCCCTCGAACGAGGGACGCGGCTACGTGGTGCGGCGCCTGCTCCGCCGCGCGGCCCGGCTCGGCCGCTACGTCGGGATCCAGGGCACGTTCCTCTCGCGTCTCGTTCCCGTCGTCGTGAAACAGATGGCCGCGTACGAGGAGTACGCGTTTCTCGAGCGGGAAGAGCCGGCGGTCGCTGCGGCGATCCTCGAGGAGGAGACGCGGTTCGCGGAGACGTTGGAGCAGGGAGTGGCGCGTTTCGAGGAGACCGCGGCGGCACTGGAGAAGCGGAAGGAAAAGTCGTTCCCGGGCGCGGTTGCCTTTCAGCTCTACGACACGTTCGGATTTCCGATCGACCTGACGATCGAGATGGCGGGCGAGCGCGGCCTCACGGTCGACATGCCCGCGTATGAGGGCGCGATGGAGGAGCAGCGCGATCGCGCGCGAAAGTCGGCGCGGTTCGGATCGCGCCGCGACGAGGGGGGCGCCTGGCGCTCCCTGAGCGAGGGGCCGCACTCGGAATTTCGCGGATACGACGAGTGGGCTCTCGACGGCGTCTCGATTCGCGCGATGCGCGACCTCCCGGCCGGCGGCGCGGGCGCGCCCCGGGAGATCGAGCTCACGCTAGACCGGACGCCCTTCTACGCGGAAGGGGGCGGGCAGGTCGGGGATACCGGCTGGATCACGTCGATGCAGGGCGCCGCGAAGGCGCGCCTCCGCGTCGTCGATACGTACCGGGAGGGCGATTCGATCGTCCACCGGGCGGAGATCGTGGAAGGGACGCCGCACGCCGGCCCGTACCGCGCCGAGGTCCACGCGGAGAAGCGCGCGGCGACCCAGCGGAATCACACCGCCACGCACCTCCTGCACGCGGCGCTCCGCGGACGGCTGGGCACCCACTTGAAGCAAGCCGGCTCGCTCGTCGCGCCCGACCGTCTTCGTTTCGATTTCAGCCATGGGAAGGCGCTCGGGCCCGAGGATCTCCACGCGATCGAGGGCGAGGTGAATTCGAAGATCTTAGCCGACCTTCCGGTCCGGACCGAGATCACGTCGCTCAAGGAAGCGCAGGAGAAGGGAGCGATGGCCCTCTTCGGGGAGAAATACGGCGAGCGAGTGCGCCAGGTGATCGTCGAGGACTATAGCCGGGAGCTCTGCGGCGGATGCCACGTGCGGCGCACCGGGGAGATCGGCTACATGCGGATCGAGTCCGAAGCCGCGATCGCCGCGGGGACGCGGCGGGTCGAGGCGTTGACCGGGGCGCTCGCCTACAAGCGCGCGGAGGAGGATCGGGCGCTTCTCCGGGAGCTCGCCGCCCGCCTCGGCGCGCCGCGCGAGCAGCTGGCGGGCCGGGTTCAAGCGCTCCAGGAAGAGGCGCGCCGGCTCCACGAGCGCCAGACGAAGCAGAGCAAGGAGCAGCTCACCGAGCGGGTTCTCGAGCTGATCCGGAAGGCCAAGACGAAAGGCGATCCCCCGCTGGTCTCGGCCTCGGTGGAGGCGGCGAGCGTGGAGGAGCTCCGCGACGCGAGCGACCTGATCCGAAAGGGGCTTCCCAACGGGGGCGGACTTCTGGCCGCCGTGATCGACGGGAAGCTCTCGGTCGCGGCCTCGGTCGGTCCGGAGGCGGTGGATCGCTTGGCGGCCGATGCCTGGGTGCGCGACGCCGTATCGATCGCGGGGGGCAAGGGCGGAGGGAAGAAAGAGATGGCGGTGGCCGGCGCGAAGGACGCGTCGCGTCTCCGTGAGATCTTGGAGAGAGGTGTCGCGTTCGCGGAGGAGCGCTTGAAGGGATCGAAGACGGCGAGGTCGGCGGGCGCATGA
- a CDS encoding geranylgeranylglyceryl phosphate synthase family protein: MSGQGRMRDIGRSLVESAVRQGAAHLVLIDPDRVSPERATDLARECADAFVDAILIGSSTPPERDPALILGAIRRGADLPIILFPGAADQLFPGVDAVLFLSLLSGRDARYLVDEQVRGAPKLLAWGIEAIPTGYLLIGDSEESTVARATGTSPLPAEPPARVVAHAQAAACLGMAMVYLEGGSGARSHVPASLVRAVSRAVPTPVAVGGGIRHPAEAAALVAAGARFIVTGTAHERGLPVRPFTDAVHGAVVTV, translated from the coding sequence ATGAGTGGCCAGGGGCGCATGAGAGACATCGGACGGTCGCTCGTCGAGTCGGCGGTTCGCCAGGGCGCGGCGCACCTCGTTCTGATCGACCCGGATCGCGTTTCGCCGGAGCGCGCGACCGATCTCGCGCGCGAGTGCGCGGATGCGTTCGTGGACGCGATCCTGATCGGGAGCAGCACGCCGCCTGAGCGGGATCCCGCCCTCATTCTCGGCGCGATTCGACGCGGCGCCGACCTTCCGATCATCCTGTTCCCCGGCGCCGCCGATCAGCTCTTTCCCGGGGTCGACGCGGTTCTCTTCCTCTCGCTCCTCTCCGGCCGCGATGCGCGCTACCTCGTGGACGAGCAGGTCCGCGGCGCGCCCAAGCTCCTGGCGTGGGGGATCGAGGCGATTCCGACCGGGTATCTCCTGATCGGAGACTCGGAGGAGTCGACCGTCGCGCGCGCGACCGGCACCTCGCCGCTTCCCGCCGAGCCGCCCGCCCGGGTCGTGGCCCACGCTCAGGCGGCGGCCTGCCTCGGGATGGCGATGGTCTACCTCGAAGGCGGGAGCGGAGCCCGTAGCCACGTGCCCGCCTCCCTCGTCCGCGCGGTATCGCGCGCCGTGCCGACGCCGGTCGCGGTCGGCGGCGGCATCCGCCATCCCGCCGAGGCGGCCGCGCTGGTCGCCGCGGGCGCGCGGTTCATCGTGACGGGCACCGCGCACGAACGGGGGCTCCCCGTGCGCCCCTTCACCGACGCCGTCCACGGCGCCGTGGTGACGGTCTGA
- a CDS encoding glucose-1-phosphate thymidylyltransferase gives MKALILSGGKGTRLRPITHTSAKQLVPIANKPIIFYGIEAIRASGITDVGIVVGDTEAEIRAAVGDGSAFGIKVTYIRQDAPRGLAHAVKVSQGFLGEDTFVMYLGDNLILDGITPLVEEFRRDRPNSQILLARVPHPEEFGVAELDGDRIKRLVEKPKEPKSDLALVGVYMFDATIFEAVDAIKPSFRNELEITDAIQHLIDRGRVVRHHIIDGWWKDTGKLEDILEANRMVLSRAKRSLQGTLDAQTKAEGEVIVSKGTVVKNSILRGPLTLGERCVIENSYIGPFSSIYDDVTIRNSEIEHSIVLERCTIQDVPVRIEASLIGKEVSIQRSQRKPSAYRFMLGDSSLVDVL, from the coding sequence ATGAAGGCCCTGATCCTGAGCGGCGGCAAGGGAACGCGGCTTCGGCCGATCACCCACACGAGCGCCAAGCAGCTCGTGCCGATCGCGAACAAGCCGATCATCTTCTACGGGATCGAAGCGATCCGCGCTTCCGGGATCACGGACGTGGGGATCGTCGTCGGCGACACCGAGGCGGAGATCCGCGCCGCGGTGGGGGACGGGTCCGCGTTCGGGATCAAGGTCACGTACATCCGGCAGGACGCGCCGCGCGGCCTCGCGCACGCGGTGAAGGTCTCCCAGGGATTCCTGGGCGAGGACACCTTCGTGATGTACCTCGGCGACAACCTCATCCTGGACGGGATCACGCCGCTGGTCGAGGAGTTCCGGCGCGACCGTCCGAACAGCCAGATCCTCCTCGCGCGGGTCCCGCACCCGGAGGAGTTCGGCGTCGCCGAATTGGACGGAGATCGCATCAAGCGGCTGGTCGAGAAGCCGAAGGAGCCCAAGTCCGATCTCGCCCTCGTGGGCGTCTACATGTTCGACGCCACCATCTTCGAGGCGGTCGACGCGATCAAGCCGTCGTTCCGGAACGAGCTCGAGATCACCGACGCGATCCAGCACCTGATCGACCGCGGGCGGGTCGTACGGCACCACATCATCGACGGGTGGTGGAAGGACACGGGAAAGCTCGAGGACATTCTCGAGGCGAACCGCATGGTCCTCTCGCGCGCCAAGCGCTCGCTCCAGGGCACGCTCGACGCCCAGACGAAGGCCGAGGGCGAGGTGATCGTCTCGAAGGGGACCGTCGTCAAGAACTCGATCCTCCGCGGCCCGCTCACCCTGGGCGAGCGGTGCGTCATCGAGAATTCGTACATCGGACCGTTCTCGTCGATCTACGACGACGTGACGATCCGGAACAGCGAGATCGAGCACTCGATCGTCCTCGAGCGCTGCACGATCCAGGATGTCCCGGTCCGGATCGAAGCCAGCCTGATCGGCAAGGAGGTCAGCATCCAGCGCTCGCAGCGGAAGCCCTCGGCCTACCGCTTCATGCTCGGCGATTCGAGCTTGGTGGACGTCCTGTAG
- the rfbD gene encoding dTDP-4-dehydrorhamnose reductase: MRVLITGANGILGRALSERLGGAHTLYLWGRDEADLTDEAQVRGAGKSIAFEAVVHAAAMTNVDGCESEPDRAMAVNRDATRHVADLARERGAIFVYVSTDYVFDGSKGSPYMEEDPTGPINVYGRTKLAGEEAARASGAPCLVVRTSWLFGPGGKNFVDTIATKLGRGENLEVVDDQRGSPTYARDLAHAIEILLRRGALGTVHVTNSGQTTWHGLSVEIARYLGSPATVAPTTSEKFRRPAPRPKYSVLSGARFHALTGESLRPWEEAVHHYLASRKAIAGEPA; this comes from the coding sequence ATGCGTGTCCTGATCACCGGCGCGAACGGAATTCTGGGACGGGCCCTCTCCGAGCGGTTGGGGGGAGCGCACACGCTCTACCTCTGGGGACGGGACGAGGCCGACCTGACCGACGAGGCGCAGGTCCGCGGGGCCGGCAAGTCGATCGCCTTCGAGGCCGTCGTCCATGCGGCCGCGATGACCAACGTCGACGGGTGCGAATCGGAGCCCGACCGGGCCATGGCGGTCAATCGGGACGCGACGCGCCACGTGGCGGATCTGGCGCGCGAGCGGGGCGCGATCTTCGTCTACGTGAGCACCGATTACGTGTTCGACGGCTCCAAAGGGTCCCCCTACATGGAAGAGGATCCTACCGGTCCGATCAACGTGTACGGGCGAACGAAACTCGCGGGCGAGGAGGCGGCGCGGGCTTCGGGCGCGCCCTGCCTCGTGGTCCGCACCTCCTGGCTCTTCGGCCCGGGAGGGAAGAACTTCGTCGATACGATCGCGACGAAGCTCGGCCGCGGCGAGAACCTCGAGGTGGTCGACGACCAGCGCGGATCGCCGACCTACGCGCGGGATCTGGCCCACGCGATCGAGATCCTCCTTCGACGCGGCGCGCTCGGAACGGTCCACGTCACCAACTCCGGCCAGACCACCTGGCACGGTCTCTCCGTCGAGATCGCGCGGTATCTTGGATCCCCGGCCACCGTCGCGCCGACCACTTCCGAAAAATTCCGACGGCCCGCGCCGCGCCCCAAATACTCGGTCCTCTCGGGCGCGCGATTCCACGCGTTGACCGGGGAGAGCCTGAGACCGTGGGAGGAGGCGGTCCACCACTACCTGGCCTCCCGGAAGGCGATCGCGGGGGAGCCCGCGTGA
- a CDS encoding SIS domain-containing protein, whose translation MRRGLEESAGLLLELLARDGARIERMAKLFGSTLARGRTIFFCGNGGSAAEAQHLAAELVGRFVRERRALPAVALTTDSSILTSVGNDYGFARIFSRQIEALGRRGDLLVVLTTSGKSPNVLAAVRAARARGLRVAGLTGARGAAFARRCDLCIVVPSRSTPRVQEAHLALGHLCCERAEEMARR comes from the coding sequence ATCCGCCGCGGGCTGGAAGAGTCGGCGGGGCTCCTCCTCGAGCTGCTCGCGCGGGACGGGGCCCGGATCGAGCGGATGGCGAAGCTCTTCGGCTCGACCTTGGCGCGCGGCCGGACGATCTTCTTCTGCGGAAACGGCGGGAGTGCGGCCGAGGCGCAGCACCTTGCGGCCGAGCTGGTCGGGCGCTTCGTTCGCGAGCGCCGCGCGCTCCCGGCGGTGGCGCTCACGACCGACAGCTCGATCCTCACGTCCGTCGGGAACGACTACGGCTTCGCGCGCATCTTCTCGCGGCAGATCGAAGCATTGGGCCGCCGCGGCGATCTCCTCGTCGTGCTTACGACCAGCGGGAAATCGCCGAACGTCCTCGCGGCGGTCCGCGCGGCCCGGGCGCGTGGGCTTCGCGTGGCGGGCCTGACCGGCGCGCGCGGGGCCGCCTTCGCCCGCCGCTGCGATCTCTGCATCGTGGTCCCGAGCCGCTCCACGCCGCGCGTCCAGGAAGCCCACCTCGCCCTCGGCCATCTCTGCTGCGAGCGGGCGGAGGAGATGGCCCGGCGGTGA
- a CDS encoding decaprenyl-phosphate phosphoribosyltransferase, translating to MRPYQWTKNLVLFAGLVFTLKILEPPFVLAAVAGFFAFSIAVSGAYLANDVLDVERDRLHPDKRNRPVASGRLPIRAAMAWSAVLLAAGLGGCFFLGPRFGATAAAYVALTVAYSLFLKQVVLLDVVSIALGFVLRATAGVELLRDRSGAGGQQIEISPWLLLCAFFLALFLAIGKRRHELAVLEGDASRHRAALGSYNEKLLDQLVAVVTSATVLAYSIYTIAPETVAKFGGRPLYLTIPFVLYGIFRYLYLMYAQDKGGNPSEHLLRDRATFVNVALWALAVLAILTWSRR from the coding sequence ATGCGGCCCTATCAGTGGACGAAGAACCTCGTCCTCTTCGCGGGCCTGGTCTTCACCCTCAAGATTCTCGAGCCGCCGTTCGTCCTGGCCGCCGTCGCCGGATTCTTCGCGTTCTCGATCGCGGTCTCGGGCGCCTACCTGGCGAACGACGTCCTCGACGTGGAGCGGGACCGGCTCCATCCCGACAAGCGGAATCGCCCGGTCGCGTCGGGCCGCCTCCCAATCCGCGCGGCCATGGCGTGGTCCGCGGTGCTTCTGGCCGCCGGCCTGGGCGGCTGCTTTTTCCTCGGACCGCGGTTCGGCGCGACGGCGGCCGCCTACGTGGCGCTCACGGTCGCGTACTCGCTCTTTCTCAAGCAGGTCGTGCTTCTCGACGTTGTATCGATCGCGCTCGGATTCGTGCTTCGCGCCACGGCCGGGGTCGAGCTCCTCCGGGATCGAAGCGGCGCCGGAGGACAGCAGATCGAGATCAGCCCGTGGCTTCTCCTCTGCGCGTTCTTTCTCGCGCTCTTTCTCGCGATCGGAAAGCGCCGGCACGAGCTCGCCGTTCTCGAAGGAGACGCGTCGCGCCACCGCGCGGCACTCGGAAGCTATAACGAGAAGCTCCTCGACCAGCTCGTGGCCGTCGTGACCAGCGCCACCGTGCTCGCCTACTCCATCTATACGATCGCTCCCGAGACGGTCGCCAAGTTCGGGGGCCGTCCCCTCTACCTCACCATCCCGTTCGTCCTGTACGGAATTTTCCGCTACCTCTACCTCATGTACGCGCAGGACAAGGGCGGCAATCCCTCCGAGCACCTGCTTCGCGACCGCGCGACCTTCGTGAACGTCGCCCTCTGGGCGCTTGCGGTTCTCGCCATTCTCACCTGGTCCCGCCGCTAG
- the ispE gene encoding 4-(cytidine 5'-diphospho)-2-C-methyl-D-erythritol kinase, with protein MPGKGQSGPVGSRTPRRRIPRSRYDHASGDARGRAHARGGAGGLRAPHARDPDTSGRPQPRGAGLASHLRARGRGEIPIPIGAGLGGGSSDAAGLLAGVNHLLALRLTKTELQSLGARLGSDVPFFFEGGTARATGRGERVRQLCPIEPFWAVLVTPPIAISTTWAYGRIRFYLTPKSRGATLLASAIGSREWGAVADAMHNVFEDVVLPEFPSLAELKRSLIGCGTVNALLSGSGSTLYGVTRSFDEAMRAAKGIAGRGAEVRVVRTLERGVYVARRA; from the coding sequence ATGCCCGGCAAAGGTCAATCTGGGCCTGTGGGTTCTCGGACGCCGCGAAGACGGATACCACGAAGTCGATACGATCATGCAAGCGGTGACGCTCGAGGACGAGCTCACGCTCGAGGCGGCGCCGGAGGGCTTCGCGCTCCACACGCGCGGGATCCCGATACCAGCGGACGGCCCCAACCTCGTGGAGCGGGCTTGGCATCTCATCTCCGAGCGCGCGGCAGAGGCGAAATTCCTATTCCGATCGGAGCAGGGCTCGGCGGCGGGAGCAGCGACGCTGCCGGTTTACTCGCGGGAGTGAATCATCTGCTCGCGCTGAGGCTCACGAAGACCGAGCTTCAATCATTGGGGGCGCGACTTGGCTCTGACGTTCCTTTCTTTTTCGAGGGCGGAACGGCGCGCGCGACGGGCCGGGGCGAGAGGGTGAGACAACTTTGTCCCATCGAGCCCTTCTGGGCGGTCCTCGTAACCCCACCTATAGCAATTTCAACAACTTGGGCCTACGGCCGCATCAGATTTTATTTGACACCGAAATCGCGCGGAGCTACTCTCCTCGCGTCGGCGATCGGTAGCCGGGAGTGGGGCGCGGTTGCGGACGCGATGCACAACGTTTTCGAGGACGTTGTCCTTCCAGAGTTCCCAAGTCTCGCAGAGCTGAAGCGCTCACTCATCGGCTGCGGCACGGTGAATGCGCTGCTGTCGGGGAGCGGATCGACACTCTACGGTGTCACGCGCTCGTTCGACGAGGCGATGAGGGCCGCGAAGGGAATCGCGGGTCGGGGCGCTGAGGTTCGTGTGGTCAGGACTCTGGAGCGAGGCGTCTACGTTGCCCGACGTGCGTAA
- the spoVG gene encoding septation regulator SpoVG — MTLEITEVRVSLRDDDKLKAFASMTFNDAFVIRGLKIIEGTNGMFVAMPSRKRPDGTYQDVAHPINNETRKFIEDRILDEYQRERAKQPSLIGTVL; from the coding sequence ATGACACTCGAGATAACTGAAGTCCGCGTATCGCTCAGGGACGATGATAAGCTCAAAGCCTTCGCCAGCATGACGTTCAACGATGCCTTCGTGATCCGGGGTCTCAAGATCATCGAAGGCACCAACGGGATGTTCGTCGCGATGCCGAGCCGGAAGCGTCCGGATGGGACGTACCAGGATGTGGCCCATCCGATCAACAACGAGACGCGCAAGTTCATCGAGGATCGGATTCTCGACGAATATCAAAGGGAACGGGCGAAGCAGCCCTCCCTAATCGGAACGGTGCTCTAG
- a CDS encoding ribose-phosphate pyrophosphokinase → MRSAETRLRLFTGNANRPLAAAICDYLQIEIGDASVDQFADGETFVKINENIRGSDIFVFQPTFAPATNLMELLVMIDAVRRASARRVTAVIPYFGFQRQDRKDQPRVPITAKLVANLITTAGADRVMTMDLHSAQIQGFFDIPFDHLYAAPVLVDYFLRLQIPNMVVVAPDIGSVKMARAYAKRLSASLAIVDKRRPRPDAVEMMNVIGEVDGKNVVIFDDIVSTGSTLIEAARALKDAGALEIYAAATHGVLCGDAKRQIDRSVVKELIVTDSLPHDPSTLPEKIRVLSVADLLGEAIRRIHDEESLSSLFI, encoded by the coding sequence ATGCGCTCCGCGGAGACTCGCCTGCGCCTCTTCACGGGCAACGCCAACCGGCCGCTCGCGGCGGCGATCTGCGACTACCTGCAGATAGAGATCGGCGACGCCAGCGTGGACCAGTTCGCGGACGGCGAGACGTTCGTCAAGATCAACGAGAACATCCGAGGCTCCGACATCTTCGTGTTCCAGCCGACGTTCGCGCCGGCGACCAATTTGATGGAGCTCCTCGTGATGATCGACGCGGTGCGGCGCGCTTCGGCCCGGCGGGTAACGGCGGTCATTCCGTACTTCGGCTTCCAGCGGCAGGACCGGAAGGACCAGCCGCGGGTGCCGATCACGGCCAAGCTGGTGGCGAACTTGATCACGACGGCGGGAGCCGATCGCGTCATGACGATGGATCTCCACTCGGCGCAGATCCAAGGATTCTTCGACATCCCGTTCGATCATCTCTACGCGGCGCCGGTCCTGGTCGACTATTTCCTGCGCCTCCAGATCCCGAACATGGTGGTCGTGGCGCCGGACATCGGGAGCGTGAAGATGGCGCGCGCGTACGCGAAGCGGCTCAGCGCGAGCCTCGCCATCGTCGACAAGAGGCGGCCGCGGCCGGACGCGGTGGAGATGATGAACGTGATCGGTGAAGTGGACGGGAAGAACGTCGTGATCTTCGACGACATCGTGAGCACGGGCTCGACGCTGATCGAGGCGGCGCGGGCCCTGAAAGACGCGGGGGCGCTCGAAATCTACGCCGCCGCGACGCACGGCGTGCTCTGCGGCGACGCCAAGCGGCAAATCGACCGCTCGGTGGTGAAGGAGCTGATCGTCACCGACAGCCTCCCGCACGACCCATCCACCCTCCCGGAGAAGATCCGGGTCCTTTCGGTGGCTGATCTCTTGGGCGAGGCGATCCGTCGCATCCACGACGAGGAATCGCTCAGCTCGCTGTTTATCTGA
- a CDS encoding 50S ribosomal protein L25, with amino-acid sequence MGTLALKGERRSDVGKGVARKLRMTGRIPAVYYGRGEEPIPLVVSLKELEELIHSAEGSNVIVDLRVGGDSSPERKALIREIQRDPVGGTILHLDLQHISLTERIIVEVPIVLLGTPTGVKDGGGILEHLLREVEVECLPTDIPSRLEVDVSGLNIGDSLHVSDLKADRITIKTDATRAIAAVVPPTILEEVKPAEEAVVTEPELVSGKKDEEEQEDEGEGKGKKPEAGKGGKEG; translated from the coding sequence ATGGGCACCCTAGCACTGAAGGGCGAGCGTCGGAGCGACGTCGGCAAGGGCGTCGCGAGGAAGCTCCGGATGACGGGTCGGATTCCGGCGGTCTACTACGGCCGCGGCGAGGAGCCGATTCCCCTCGTCGTGAGCTTGAAGGAATTGGAGGAGCTGATCCACTCGGCCGAGGGCTCGAACGTGATCGTCGACCTCCGGGTCGGGGGAGATTCTTCTCCGGAGCGGAAGGCTCTGATCCGCGAGATTCAGCGAGATCCGGTCGGGGGGACGATCCTTCACCTCGACCTGCAGCACATCTCGCTCACGGAGCGGATCATCGTCGAGGTTCCGATCGTGCTGCTCGGCACCCCCACCGGCGTGAAGGACGGGGGCGGAATTCTCGAGCACCTGCTCCGCGAAGTGGAGGTCGAGTGTCTTCCGACCGACATCCCGTCGCGCCTGGAAGTGGACGTGAGCGGCCTGAACATCGGCGACTCGCTCCACGTGAGCGACCTCAAGGCGGACCGGATCACCATCAAGACCGACGCGACACGGGCCATCGCCGCGGTCGTGCCGCCGACGATTCTCGAGGAAGTGAAGCCGGCGGAGGAAGCCGTCGTCACCGAACCCGAGCTCGTGTCGGGCAAGAAGGACGAGGAAGAGCAGGAGGACGAGGGAGAAGGAAAGGGCAAGAAGCCCGAGGCAGGCAAGGGAGGCAAGGAAGGTTAA